One genomic window of Fusarium keratoplasticum isolate Fu6.1 chromosome 3, whole genome shotgun sequence includes the following:
- a CDS encoding Rab proteins geranylgeranyltransferase: MESLSETLWDVVISGTGLQQSLLALALSRSGKNILHVDPNDYYGGCEAAFSLQEVDEWAEKHSSADNGKLFAAAEVKRDGDSPASVRAYSLALAPQLIHSRSKLVTQLVDSKAFRQIEFLAVGSFYIYQPPSESSPTPSLSRIPSTREDVFSNTSIPARSKRSLMKFLKFVLDYESEPQTDVWGPRADERLAEFLASEFKLDATLQSYVVTLTLSHDGNISVKDGLATISRHLTSMGVFGPGFAAVYPKWGGLSEVAQVGCRAAAVGGAVYMLGSGIRDLQKPQSDQADAPLALTFTNDIEVKAKLVVQGNEESDPEDRRISRITAVTKSDLSALFELLTEGAPTPAVAVVAFPTGSISDEDGKPSEYPVYAMVHSSDTGECPTGQYVLYLSTVRTSSAKIVLEKALSSLLATVADGQEVPPCIYQLYYEQSVGASSLNVDDSVATFSSSLSSLAFDDSLLDSVQQAWELVTGSSGQDETEYMRFEDREGGDDDDAYD; this comes from the exons ATGGAATCCCTCTCAGAGACCCTGTGGGATGTAGTGATCAGCGGCACTGGGCTACAGCAGTCCCTACTCGCCCT AGCTTTGTCGCGTTCAGGCAAAAACATACTCCACGTCGATCCCAACGACTACTACGGGGGCTGCGAGGCGGCTTTCAGTCTCCAAGAGGTGGACGAGTGGGCTGAGAAGCACAGCTCTGCTGACAACGGGAAACTGTTTGCTGCCGCAGAGGTCAAGCGTGATGGCGACAGTCCAGCTTCGGTACGAGCTTACAGCTTGGCCCTTGCGCCGCAGCTGATACACTCGCGATCGAAGCTGGTGACACAGCTGGTCGACTCGAAAGCGTTTCGCCAGATCGAGTTCCTCGCCGTCGGATCCTTCTACATCTACCAACCACCCTCAGAATCTTCCCCGACCCCTTCGCTCAGCAGGATCCCCTCGACCCGAGAAGATGTTTTCTCAAACACATCTATACCGGCCCGGTCCAAGCGGTCCCTGATGAAGTTCCTCAAGTTTGTGCTTGACTATGAGTCGGAACCTCAGACCGATGTGTGGGGGCCTCGCGCAGACGAGCGGTTGGCAGAGTTTTTGGCGTCCGAGTTCAAACTTGATGCTACACTCCAGTCCTACGTCGTTACACTGACCTTGAGTCATGACGGGAACATTTCTGTCAAAGACGGCCTTGCGACCATCAGCCGCCACCTGACATCTATGGGTGTCTTCGGGCCAGGCTTCGCTGCCGTCTACCCTAAATGGGGTGGCCTCTCAGAGGTAGCTCAAGTGGGCTGccgggctgctgctgtcggCGGCGCAGTCTACATGCTGGGCTCCGGCATTCGGGATTTGCAGAAGCCACAGTCTGATCAGGCAGATGCGCCATTGGCGCTCACCTTTACTAACGATATCGAGGTGAAGGCCAAGCTGGTGGTCCAAGGCAACGAGGAATCGGACCCGGAAGACCGCCGAATCAGCAGGATCACCGCGGTGACCAAATCTGACTTGTCAGCTCTCTTTGAGCTGCTGACCGAGGGTGCTCCCACGCCAGCTGTTGCAGTCGTTGCCTTCCCAACTGGTTCAATCTCTGACGAGGATGGAAAACCCTCAGAGTACCCAGTCTATGCAATGGTGCACTCGAGCGACACAGGGGAGTGCCCCACTGGACAAT ATGTTCTCTACCTGAGCACCGTTCGTACATCGTCGGCCAAGATCGTCCTCGAAAAGGCCTTGTCGTCGCTTCTCGCTACTGTGGCAGACGGCCAAGAAGTCCCTCCTTGCATCTACCAGCTGTACTATGAGCAAAGTGTTGGTGCTAGCTCCTTGAACGTAGACGACAGTGTTGCTAccttttcatcctctctGTCGAGCCTTGCTTTCGATGATTCCTTACTGGACTCTGTTCAACAGGCCTGGGAGTTGGTCACAGGTAGTTCCGGTCAAGACGAGACCGAGTACATGAGGTTTGAGGATCGAGAAGGcggagatgatgacgatgcttACGATTAG
- a CDS encoding FAD-binding FR-type domain-containing protein gives MAPNLHIREAVNGVSRSFSNLVKRIEIAITPTSPPGLIQAQTVDPWEKSGKYGRGWSYFAIALIGTVLIMRVWHLWQDKIRQAIYKQEVEEHYRNLYSMQEEYAMSGGIPGAQSPRLFHEGDAPGEKAFRPKAHFSSVSIVNDTLALFRWIFYRPIPDFVWGRRRITFSSLAVLTTVFVSLIFVVLYCFLQQPLYWQSIQYGSPPLAIRAGMIGVALTPWIIATSMKANLLTILIGIGPERLNVFHRWAGYLLLFLSLVHAIPFYVQPVWDDGGMEVFQRLFPGGSGIIYGTGIACLVPLIWLCVASLPFIRRMAYEVFVLLHIPVGILYVGLLFWHTKNFLMSWAYLWTTVGIWVFCYFLRLFKLNWTKPWRMSFLVGDEAAITLMAENAIKITIPTQQRWKPGQYFYLRMPGISLFENHPFTVASLCSDDFPSEYGEEYRDCTLVFRPYGGFTRRVLETAIEKGPFHTYRAFLDGPYGGMRRDLAAFDTCILIAGGSGITALVSQLLNLIKRMRDGKAITKKVVVVWALKRLEAMDWFREELRICRESAPPESVTCKFFVTSAVRARPGMDAPGPFNQGPPNAGPNNPRALSHMFHDKLDGFVAGIASKRNSALIQSEAQGDPERERELRAEDEDRITALPQQKYLQPHSFPPPPPGTPPTNREEAYKKLDNYGYPEDKKPAVDEDDQPAKEEFRFRPMNVENPPHFNYAPPRPSQEPRPEDDDLPVRAPELAHLRTTNLEPARPRPTSTFGPPSGFDFGFASTPTEFQKSLMRFAFPVPHQIDGGWSVEYGRPDLGYMLKEWATGGPDGRGILGRRTAVFVCGPPSMRVGVANTVARLQAEIWGDDELEEIFLHTENFAL, from the coding sequence ATGGCTCCCAACCTGCACATCCGCGAGGCCGTCAATGGGGTCTCAAGGTCCTTCTCAAACCTTGTCAAGCGCATTGAAATCGCCATCACACCCACAAGTCCACCCGGTCTCATCCAAGCGCAAACTGTCGACCCCTGGGAAAAGTCTGGCAAATATGGCCGAGGATGGTCATACTTCGCCATTGCCTTGATCGGCACCGTTCTCATAATGCGGGTCTGGCATCTCTGGCAGGACAAGATTCGACAGGCCATCTATAAGCAAGAGGTGGAGGAGCATTACCGAAACCTGTACAGCATGCAGGAAGAGTATGCCATGTCCGGCGGAATCCCGGGCGCACAGAGCCCACGACTCTTCCATGAAGGCGACGCGCCTGGTGAGAAGGCCTTCCGACCAAAGGCGCACTTCTCCTCTGTCAGCATTGTCAACGATACCCTGGCTCTGTTCCGTTGGATCTTTTACCGCCCCATCCCGGACTTTGTATGGGGAAGACGTCGAATTACCTTTTCGTCACTGGCCGTTCTCACTACCGTCTTCGTCTCGCTCATCTTTGTCGTCCTTTACTGCTTCCTTCAGCAGCCCCTGTACTGGCAGAGCATTCAGTATGGCTCACCGCCATTGGCGATTCGCGCGGGCATGATTGGTGTCGCCTTGACGCCTTGGATTATTGCGACGAGTATGAAGGCAAACCTCTTGACCATtctcatcggcatcggccCTGAGCGGCTCAACGTATTCCACCGATGGGCGGGCTATCTCCTGCTGTTCCTCTCACTCGTCCACGCCATCCCATTTTATGTCCAGCCCGTCtgggatgatggcggcatgGAAGTGTTCCAACGCCTGTTCCCCGGTGGCAGTGGTATTATCTACGGCACCGGCATTGCCTGCCTGGTGCCCCTTATCTGGCTTTGTGTGGCGTCTCTCCCCTTCATCAGGAGAATGGCATACGAGGTGTTTGTCCTTCTCCACATCCCAGTGGGAATCCTCTATGTCGGCCTCCTTTTCTGGCACACAAAGAACTTTCTCATGTCATGGGCCTATCTCTGGACTACTGTTGGCATTTGGGTCTTCTGCTACTTCTTGAGACTGTTCAAGCTCAACTGGACCAAGCCCTGGCGCATGTCCTTCCTTGTtggcgacgaggctgccatcaCACTCATGGCCGAGAACGCCATCAAGATCACCATCCCAACCCAACAGCGATGGAAGCCCGGACAATACTTCTATCTCCGAATGCCGGGTATCTCTCTCTTTGAGAACCACCCCTTTACTGTCGCTTCACTATGCAGTGACGACTTCCCTTCGGAATATGGTGAAGAGTACCGTGACTGTACTCTCGTCTTCCGACCCTATGGAGGATTTACTCGTCGGGTCCTGGAGACGGCCATTGAGAAGGGACCGTTCCATACTTATCGTGCTTTCCTGGACGGCCCCTATGGTGGAATGCGTCGTGATCTCGCTGCCTTTGACACCTGCATTCTCATTGCGGGAGGCAGCGGTATCACTGCGCTTGTGTCGCAGCTCCTGAATCTTATCAAGAGAATGCGAGATGGCAAGGCCATTACCAAGAAGGTCGTTGTCGTCTGGGCTTTGAAGCGACTTGAGGCGATGGACTGGTTCCGCGAGGAGCTGCGTATCTGCCGAGAGTCTGCTCCCCCTGAGAGTGTCACTTGCAAGTTCTTTGTCACCTCAGCTGTTAGAGCACGCCCTGGTATGGATGCGCCAGGCCCCTTCAACCAGGGCCCTCCCAATGCCGGCCCCAACAACCCCCGGGCTCTGAGCCACATGTTTCACGACAAGCTTGATGGGTTTGTGGCTGGTATTGCCTCAAAGCGAaactcggccttgatccAGTCCGAGGCTCAGGGTGATCCGGAGCGCGAGCGAGAACTCCGtgctgaggatgaggatcgCATCACTGCTCTTCCTCAGCAGAAGTACCTCCAGCCTCACTCATTCCCGCCTCCACCCCCCGGAACACCACCCACTAATCGAGAGGAGGCGTACAAGAAGCTCGATAATTATGGTTATcccgaggacaagaaacCGGCagttgatgaagacgatcAGCCTGCAAAGGAAGAATTCCGATTTAGGCCAATGAACGTTGAAAACCCACCTCACTTTAACTACGCACCACCGAGACCATCTCAAGAGCCGAGGCCGGAAGACGACGACTTGCCGGTCCGGGCTCCGGAGCTCGCGCATCTCCGAACTACCAACCTGGAACCCGCACGGCCCCGGCCTACATCGACATTCGGACCCCCTTCGGGCTTCGACTTTGGTTTCGCCAGCACGCCGACCGAATTTCAGAAGAGCTTGATGCGGTTCGCATTCCCCGTGCCCCACCAGATCGATGGAGGATGGAGTGTGGAGTATGGCCGACCTGACCTGGGTTACATGCTCAAGGAGTGGGCGACCGGTGGCCCCGATGGACGGGGTATTCTTGGCCGGCGCACGGCGGTGTTTGTGTGCGGGCCGCCATCCATGAGAGTCGGCGTTGCCAACACGGTGGCACGGCTGCAGGCCGAGATCTGGGGCGACGACGAACTGGAGGAGATTTTCTTGCACACCGAGAACTTTGCCCTATAA
- a CDS encoding Ribosomal RNA-processing protein 43, whose product MSHTSGLSRATFAKLSPHPYLLANIDPSDDAAPARSNRRAPTDVRIPSVNASSLSHAHGSSLVRMGDTTVICGVRGETILTSNIPSYRASNTETELKEYDLLVPNIELATGCAPQFLPGGPPSTLAQTLSTRVYSLLHSSKVIKPEDLRIWHTLPAENLEADDEDRMEEDEPETKDGEKVVVAYWVLYIDIFFISFDGNPFDAAWAGTLAALRDTKLPRARYDADREMIVCTRKDPIPLTITSIPVACTAAVFTGKETDRPTDGKFWMLADPDRLEESLCDESVTIVVDCKDGDIRILSISKHGGTALTPQLLTSKQFLSWATKRWEGVNAAITQS is encoded by the coding sequence ATGTCTCATACCTCCGGGCTCTCTCGCGCCACCTTTGCGAAGCTCTCCCCCCATCCTTACCTGCTTGCCAACATTGATCCCTCCGACGATGCAGCTCCAGCTCGAAGCAATCGTCGGGCCCCTACCGACGTCCGCATCCCATCAGTGAACGCGTCAAGCTTGTCGCACGCACATGGAAGCTCCCTCGTACGGATGGGCGACACCACTGTCATCTGTGGTGTTCGAGGCGAGACAATCCTGACCTCCAATATTCCGAGCTATCGTGCCTCCAACACCGAGACCGAGCTGAAGGAGTATGATCTCCTGGTCCCAAACATTGAGCTTGCCACAGGCTGCGCCCCCCAGTTTCTCCCAGGCGGTCCGCCGAGCACACTAGCACAGACTCTCAGCACGCGTGTCTACTCCCTCCTTCACAGCTCCAAAGTCATCAAGCCTGAAGACCTGCGGATATGGCACACCCTGCCAGCCGAAAACCTTGAagcagacgacgaggatcgcatggaagaagacgaaccGGAAACGAAAGATGGGGAGAAGGTTGTTGTGGCATACTGGGTACTCTACATCGATattttcttcatctcgtttGATGGGAACCCATTCGACGCTGCCTGGGCTGGTACGCTGGCTGCGCTACGAGACACAAAGCTCCCGAGAGCACGATACGATGCGGACCGAGAAATGATTGTCTGCACTCGAAAAGACCCGATTCCCCTCACAATCACCAGTATCCCAGTTGCCTGCACTGCAGCTGTTTTCACTGGCAAGGAGACGGACCGACCCACTGACGGCAAATTCTGGATGCTTGCCGACCCTGACAGGCTGGAAGAGTCACTCTGCGACGAGAGTGTGACTATTGTGGTGGACTGCAAGGATGGGGATATAaggatcttgtccatctcgaAGCATGGAGGCACAGCCTTGACTCCCCAGCTTCTCACATCGAAGCAATTCTTGAGTTGGGCAACAAAGCGGTGGGAGGGGGTTAACGCGGCAATCACTCAGTCATAG
- a CDS encoding Peptidase A1 domain-containing protein: MRTLPLLFSLVAGASAGTVLAPVNKQKLDIPSSLHKRDGTLNLDGFNNISGGGYYAKFEVGTPPQELSFLLDTGSSDTWVNSDDTDLCNDPELQAQIGSCYATFNPDDSSTYKLIDRDGFDIKYLDNRRIEGDYFEDTVTIDGKKITKQQLGLAVTSVRPTGIMGLGFSANVAAEKPYPAIVDTMVSQGLIERAAFSLWLNDLSADDGNILFGGIDKSKFVGKLATLPLVASASSLDGNVTSFAVNIRGMEVTIPDGQTKLNLQGLGSGAVAILDSGSTISLIPDSQVKDIYDRFDILSLGSSAVPLVDCAYAKDKGEGISFEFEFKDKTISVPMDEMVIDAFADQQSAFEDPRLDQYFGDWDGVCMFGLSAASNYGVSPKGFFLLGDTFLRSAYVVYDLANEQLGIAEANPGSSKSDIVELNADDKDFPDVRGVASKSTFSPTDASSSTGSRPTVTVTAGADASSGKSGDDDDSAAGHLVPALMAMFMMALGAVVTVL; this comes from the exons ATGCGCACgctccccctcctcttctccctcgtcGCGGGAGCTTCAGCTGGCACCGTTCTGGCTCCCGTCAACAAGCAGAAGCTGGATATTCCATCATCGCTCCACAAACGCGACGGCACACTGaacctcgatggcttcaacaacatcTCGGGTGGTGGCTACTACGCCAAGTTTGAGGTCGGCACGCCACCTCAAGAACTCAGCTTTCTCCTCGATACGGGCAGCAGCGACACTTGGGTGAATTCGGACGACACCGACTTGTGTAACGACCCTGAATTGCAGGCCCAGATTGGCTCATGCTACGCCACAT TCAACCCCGATGACAGTAGCACATACAAACTTATCGATCGTGATGGCTTCGACATTAAGTATCTCGATAACCGTCGCATCGAGGGCGACTACTTCGAGGACACAGTAACCATCGATGGCAAGAAGATCACGAAGCAGCAGCTTGGTCTTGCCGTCACCTCTGTCCGCCCAACTGGCATTatgggcttgggcttctccGCTAACGTCGCCGCCGAGAAGCCGTATCCAGCCATTGTCGATACTATGGTCTCCCAGGGCTTGATCGAAAGGGCAGCTTTCAGTCTCTGGCTC AACGACCTCTCCGCCGATGATGGAAACATTCTCTTTGGCGGTAtcgacaagtccaagttTGTCGGCAAGCTCGCCACCTTGCCTCTCGTGGCTTCAGCCAGTTCCCTAGACGGCAATGTCACCTCGTTCGCCGTCAACATCAGGGGCATGGAGGTCACGATACCGGATGGCCAAACCAAACTCAACCTTCAGGGCTTGGGCTCCGGTGCTGTTGCCATCCTCGACTCTGgctccaccatctccctTATTCCTGATAGCCAAGTCAAGGATATCTACGACCGCTTCGACATTCTCTCCCTCGGCTCCAGTGCGGTCCCCTTGGTTGACTGTGCCTacgccaaggacaagggtgAGGGTATCAGTTTTGAGttcgagttcaaggacaagaccatctcAGTACCCATGGACGAGATGGTGATCGATGCCTTTGCGGACCAGCAGAGCGCATTCGAAGACCCGCGATTAGACCAGTACTTTGGTGACTGGGATGGTGTCTGCATGTTCGGTCTCAGCGCCGCCAGCAACTACGGTGTCAGCCCCAAGggtttcttcctccttggcgacaCATTCCTGCGCTCTGCCTACGTTGTCTACGACCTTGCCAACGAGCAGCTGGGCATTGCCGAGGCCAACCCCGGCTCCAGCAAGAGCGACATTGTCGAGCTCAatgccgacgacaaggatTTCCCTGATGTCCGTGGTGTCGCCAGTAAGTCCACCTTCAGCCCTACTGAcgcttcctcttccactGGCTCCCGCCCGACTGTCACCGTCACCGCCGGAGCTGACGCGTCCTCAGGCAAATccggcgacgacgatgacagTGCAGCTGGCCACCTGGTCCCTGCTCTCATGGCTatgttcatgatggccttgggtGCCGTGGTGACAGTTCTGTAA
- a CDS encoding Rad21-Rec8-N domain-containing protein, with product MFYSHEILSNTQYGVATIWLVATVGNTNQKVTRKAIQEVDVPKACETIIHPGAPLALRLQGNLLYGVSRVFAQQCRYVLSDAEKTQADMMTFFRVMQTNETDPRAGKTKRHNITLQDDPNFDPSNSVPNPDLLTSANDLVLFSNKFSSQHNVSQMTPLTQVTGSSGRNHSLLGFDLPQSSHSGGSYRLPTDLNQDSPFAKPFNPQDPLADFNPFGGDELEGLPGVFLNFDADGNLVGLGEPEPELPPLPGFDLQPQDNIAGPGPEKEQVGGENVVIMGEDALPDAEPFPKRRRAEKSTSSVVPTTESVETEQAQAPARRKRRRKLCRMVDQRDYVPSAEVRSWSVNYLANMEASRKPIPTTTVTQARKNAKAFLFGNGIAGVGRTLAGFNHPLVEDFSGMSLLARLQGNEPEQEEELKSHGRRRVSAEAFEENQGDERRVRQKTDGGAEMGRGLGDGLGAIIPGDDMAPEMGMEVVQALEDRHSSSMAPWSRPPSVAPGSSIRGHGSVQKNIPAPSPLLGHGSAVRSIERWSDLPGLPYGSDDFPQLHSQNDSIGHDGFLDGLDIPAGNDTQNTTQGLDNSALDFLGYATVQAQAKGYTRSRDRVDRRWINFNTLTDELEDPASARKFISEAFMHVLTLATKSALAVEQDGIAQNQPFGTIRIGLTLPEQDDDMVDELA from the exons ATGTTCTATAGCCACGAGA TTCTCAGCAACACCCAGTATGGGGTTGCTACCATCTG GCTAGTGGCCACGGTCGGCAACACGAATCAGAAGGTGACCAGAAAGGCCATCCAAGAGGTCGACGTCCCCAAGGCATGCGAGACCATCATCCATCCCGGAGCCCCTCTGGCTCTGCGTCTTCAAGGCAATCTCCTCTATGGCGTCTCTCGCGTGTTTGCTCAGCAGTGTCGTTACGTTCTTTCAGACGCCGAGAAGACCCAGGCCGACATGATGACCTTCTTTCGAGTCATGCAAACAAATGAAACGGACCCGCGTGCAGGCAAGACCAA GCGTCACAATATCACTCTGCAGGACGATCCGAACTTCGACCCTTCCAACAGCGTGCCAAACCCTGATCTCCTCACCAGCGCCAACGACTTGGTCCTTTTTTCGAACAAGTTCTCTTCTCAGCACAATGTCTCCCAGATGACTCCTTTGACTCAAGTCACCGGCTCCTCAGGCAGAAATCATTCACTGCTGGGCTTCGACCTCCCGCAGTCCTCGCATTCGGGAGGCAGCTACCGTCTTCCAACTGACCTCAACCAAGACTCTCCTTTTGCGAAACCCTTCAACCCGCAGGATCCTTTGGCGGACTTCAACCCTTTCGGTggagatgagcttgagggcCTCCCTGGTGTCTTCCTCAACTTCGACGCCGACGGCAAcctcgttggccttggagagcCTGAGCCAGAGCTCCCGCCTCTTCCTGGGTTCGACCTTCAACCTCAGGACAACATCGCTGGTCCTGGTCCTGAGAAGGAGCAAGTCGGTGGCGAAAACGTGGTCATCATGGGAGAAGATGCGCTGCCTGATGCGGAACCCTTTCCCAAGCGTCGCCGTGCTGAAAAGTCCACCTCCTCAGTTGTTCCAACCACCGAATCAGTTGAGACCGAGCAGGCCCAGGCCCCCGCTCGTCGGAAAAGACGTCGCAAGCTATGCCGCATGGTTGATCAGAGAGACTATGTTCCCTCGGCAGAGGTTCGCAGCTGGTCTGTCAACTATCTTGCCAACATGGAGGCAAGCCGAAAGCCAATCCCGACAACGACTGTAACTCAAGCACGAAAGAATGCCAAGGCCTTCCTCTTCGGCAACGGCATTGCAGGCGTTGGGAGAACTCTCGCAGGGTTCAATCATCCACTCGTAGAGGACTTTTCTGGCATGTCGCTTCTGGCCCGTCTTCAGGGCAACGAGCCTGAGCAGGAAGAGGAACTCAAGTCCCATGGACGACGTCGTGTTTCTGCCGAAGCCTTCGAAGAAAACCAGGGTGATGAGAGACGTGTTCGCCAAAAGACGGATGGTGGTGCTGAGATGGGGCGCGGTCTGGGTGACGGTTTGGGTGCAATCATTCCCGGCGACGACATGGCCCCTGAGATGGGCATGGAGGTTGTTCAAGCTCTCGAGGATCGACACTCTTCCTCCATGGCTCCCTGGAGTCGCCCTCCCTCTGTTGCCCCCGGTTCATCCATCCGAGGACACGGAAGTGTGCAGAAGAATATTCCTGCCCCCAGCCctctccttggccatggaagtGCCGTTCGCTCTATTGAACGTTGGAGCGATCTTCCCGGTCTGCCTTATGGTTCTGATGACTTCCCACAGCTTCACTCTCAGAACGATTCCATCGGGCACGACGGTTTTCTGGATGGCCTGGATATCCCTGCTGGCAACGACACACAGAACACTACACAGGGTCTCGACAATTCTGCCCTTGATTTTCTCGGCTATGCTACAGTTCAAGCCCAGGCCAAGGGCTATACCCGCTCTCGTGATCGGGTCGACCGCCGCTGGATCAACTTTAACACCCTCACcgacgagcttgaggaccCAGCCAGCGCAAGAAAGTTCATCTCGGAGGCTTTCATGCATGTCCTGACCCTTGCAACCAAGAGCGCCCTCGCTGTCGAACAGGATGGCATCGCCCAGAATCAACCCTTTGGCACAATTCGCATCGGGTTGACTCTTCCTGAGCAGGACGATGACATGGTTGATGAACTGGCCTAG
- a CDS encoding Molybdopterin synthase catalytic subunit, with product MTASENNTQDAWELSDEGCHVALTHDHLNAQAIMDRVRSPSAGAIVLFAGTTRDSFAGKPVKELQYTAYRPRALRSMLTIARDVRDRHGLRGVAMIHRLGTVPIGEESILIAVSAPHRQAAWRAGEEALEECKSKVEVWKREEFEGEEGVWRANRDGVMGQREEKK from the exons ATGACAGCCTCGGAAAATAATACTCAGGATGCCTGGGAACTGTCAGATGAAGGCTGTCATGTCGCCCTCACCCATGACCATCTCAacgcccaggccatcatggacCGTGTGCGCAGCCCCTCTGCGGGTGCCATTGTGCTCTTTGCAG GCACAACTCGTGACAGTTTTGCCGGCAAGCCCGTCAAGGAGCTACAGTACACGGCCTATCGCCCGCGCGCCCTGCGCTCCATGCTCACCATCGCGAGGGACGTCCGGGACCGACACGGCCTCCGCGGGGTCGCCATGATTCACCGGCTCGGGACCGTGCCCATCGGCGAGGAGAGTATCCTGATCGCCGTTTCGGCGCCGCACCGGCAAGCGGCATGGCGGGCAGGCGAAGAAGCGCTGGAGGAGTGCAAGTCAAAGGTCGAGGTGTGGAAGCGTGAGGAATTTGAGGGTGAAGAGGGCGTTTGGAGGGCAAATCGCGATGGAGTCATGGGACAgcgggaggagaagaaatgA
- a CDS encoding MFS domain-containing protein: MRSSSPSPGVLNPADNVEAREDQPLLRAPDEDSWKPPRGFIWIQLAIMSNVFLYGLDSTITAATYAVISSEFDAANTASWLTTSYLVTSTAFQPLYGRVSDIFGRRLCFFISTITFAAGCLGCGVANNVVFLNCMRALTGFGGGGLMTMATIVNSDMIPFRKRGMYQALQNGIFGFGAIAGASFGGSIADHIGWRWCFLLQVPVSIVAFVIGALVVANQPGGFSLDSGLGAVWKRVDFSGSLLLVVAVSVQLVGLSLGGNELPWTSPWVIGSLAGSIALFALFLLVEAKTSAIPVIPLRLLQGRLPIATQAANVCAGMAAYGYLFMLPLFFQVVLLDSATTAGARLAIPSLATPIGGVIAGIIMSRWGKLIALVRTGALLMVVGNALVTSLGFEDSTWKYFVFVFPANLGQGIIYPGILFTSLASFDHADHAVTASTVYLIRSLGTVWGVSVTSAIVQTTLSVRLPDALSEVSDKWRIIDQIRHSVDSIRHLPPDIQLKARLVYYDGLKYAFGASTAVALLGFCAALIASGTGLRTTHK; this comes from the exons ATGAGAagttcttctccttcacctGGGGTCTTGAACCCTGCAGACAACGTCGAGGCCCGCGAGGATCAGCCCCTCCTCCGCGCCCCGGATGAGGACTCATGGAAACCCCCACGGGGCTTCATCTGGATCCAACTGGCCATCATGTCCAATGTGTTTCTCTACGGACTTGATAGTACTATCACCGCCGCAACATACGCCGTCATCAGCTCCGAGTTTGACGCCGCCAACACGGCATCGTGGTTGACCACGTCGTATCTCGTCACCAGCACTGCCTTCCAACCTCTATACGGAAGGGTTTCTGATATTTTTGGTCGTCGTCTgtgcttcttcatctcaaccATCACCTTTGCTGCCGGATGCCTTGGGTGCGGTGTGGCCAACAATGTGGTTTTTCTTAACTGCATGCGGGCGCTGACGGGCTTTGGCGGTGGAGGATTGATGACTATGG CTACCATCGTCAATTCAGACATGATCCCATTCCGGAAGCGCGGAATGTAccaagcccttcaaaatgGCATCTTCGGCTTCGGAGCCATCGCCGGGGCTTCTTTCGGAGGCTCGATTGCAGACCACAttggttggcgatggtgttTCCTCCTCCAAGTCCCAGTGTCCATCGTGGCATTTGTGATTGGGGCTCTCGTTGTCGCCAACCAGCCTGGAGGTTTCTCTCTCGACAGCGGACTGGGTGCCGTCTGGAAGAGGGTCGACTTCTCTGGTTCACTGCTGCTAGTAGTTGCCGTCTCGGTCCAGCTTGTTGGCCTGAGCCTTGGAGGCAATGAATTGCCCTGGACTAGTCCCTGGGTGATTGGCTCATTGGCTGGTAGTATTGCCCTCTTCGCTTTGTTCCTCCTAGTTGAAGCGAAAACGAGTGCTATCCCAGTGATTCCTCTCCGTTTACTCCAGGGGAGACTACCTATAGCAACGCAGGCCGCAAACGTGTGTGCTGGCATGGCCGCTTACGGT TATCTCTTCATGCTCCCGCTCTTCTTCCAAGTCGTCCTACTCGACTCAGCCACCACGGCCGGCGCTCGGCTCGCAATCCCTTCGCTTGCCACACCCATTGGCGGTGTCATCGCCGGAATCATCATGTCTCGCTGGGGCAAGTTGATTGCTCTTGTCCGCACGGGGGCTCTGCTCATGGTAGTGGGCAACGCTCTAGTGACTTCGTTGGGATTCGAGGACTCCACGTGGAAGTACTTTGTGTTTGTCTTTCCTGCAAACCTTGGTCAGGGCATCATTTACCCTGGTATTCTCTTTACCTCTCTTGCTTCGTTTGATCATGCCG ATCATGCAGTCACCGCCTCAACCGTGTATCTCATCCGCTCCCTAGGAACCGTTTGGGGTGTTTCAGTCACCTCGGCCATTGTGCAAACTACGCTCAGCGTCCGGTTGCCGGACGCACTGAGCGAGGTATCAGATAAATGGAGA ATCATCGATCAAATCCGACACTCGGTCGACTCTATCCGCCACCTCCCGCCGGATATTCAGCTCAAGGCACGTCTTGTCTATTATGATGGTCTCAAGTACGCTTTCGGAGCTTCGACTGCAGTGGCTTTGCTTGGATTCTGCGCTGCTTTGATTGCCAGCGGAACTGGCCTTCGAACCACCCACAAGTAA